Proteins found in one Oryza glaberrima chromosome 4, OglaRS2, whole genome shotgun sequence genomic segment:
- the LOC127772186 gene encoding uncharacterized protein LOC127772186, with protein sequence MRPMRPRASQAAAPETAAAAESLREEETEDGWVFLAGRSRATRPPPPPPSPMARAVASGGSGGGGGQPFDPTAEDIVNRYLPLRRALRCDALPRQVHDADVYGAHPALLASVYPAANERFEWFFFVCRRRCPGGRRRAGPGDYRLSQEAKHRGNAFCHSFRYYEYEDAGGGFRETEWRMVEYGDRGRDAGAGGSEGFELVVCKVYPARGGALHERLGADRAVLATRHRADEDAKPQVLVQLYLASLRLGNPLACRVHRADDVFDAHPAVITAALPAANDRCEWFFAAVRPRGHAQGHGDGAPPRPRKAGPGAYVPVRECRVVDGRRGDMGCRLVFWYREDDEEARRASRRTEWWMDEYRFGPDFPYGELPAPMARGEDEELVVYKVYPRLVGNRR encoded by the coding sequence ATGCGGCCCATGCGTCCCAGGGCGagtcaggcggcggcgccggagaccgccgccgccgcggagagcCTCCGCGAGGAGGAGACCGAGGACGGGTGGGTCTTCCTCGCCGGCAGGTCAAgggcgacgaggccgccgccgccgccgccttcgcccatGGCGAGGGCCGTGGcgtccggcggcagcggcggcggaggcggccagcCGTTCGACCCCACGGCGGAGGATATCGTCAACCGGTACCTGCCGTTGCGCCGGGCGCTGCGGTGCGACGCGCTGCCGAGGCAGGTGCACGACGCGGATGTGTACGGCGCGCACCCGGCGCTGCTCGCGTCGGTGTACCCGGCGGCGAACGAGCGGTTCGAGTGGTTCTTCTTCGTGTGCCGCCGTCGGTGCCCCGGTGGCCGGCGCAGGGCCGGGCCCGGGGACTACCGCCTCTCGCAGGAGGCGAAGCACCGCGGCAACGCGTTCTGCCACAGCTTCCGGTACTACGAGTacgaggacgccggcggcggcttcagGGAGACCGAGTGGCGCATGGTGGAGTACGGCGATCgcggccgcgacgccggcgccggaggctCCGAGGGCTTCGAGCTGGTCGTCTGCAAGGTCTacccggcgcgcggcggggcgctCCACGAGCGGCTCGGGGCCGACCGGGCGGTGCTCGCGACGCGCCACCGCGCCGACGAGGACGCCAAGCCGCAGGTGCTCGTCCAGCTCTACCTCGCCAGCCTCCGCCTCGGGAACCCGCTCGCGTGCCGCGTGCACCGCGCCGACGACGTCTTCGACGCGCACCCGGCGGTGATCACGGCCGCGCTCCCTGCTGCCAACGACCGGTGCGAGTGGTTCTTCGCCGCCGTGCGCCCGCGCGGGCACGCGCAAGGGCACGGggacggcgcgccgccgcgcccgcggaAGGCCGGGCCAGGGGCGTACGTGCCGGTGCGCGAGTGCCGCGTCGTGGACGGGAGGCGCGGGGACATGGGCTGCCGCCTCGTGTTCTGGTACagggaggacgacgaggaggcgaggcgggcgTCGCGGAGGACGGAGTGGTGGATGGACGAGTACAGGTTCGGCCCGGACTTCCCGTACGGCGAGCTGCCCGCGCCCATGGCGCGCGGCGAAGACGAAGAGCTGGTGGTGTACAAGGTGTATCCTAGGCTGGTCGGTAACCGGCGATAA